One window of Cumulibacter manganitolerans genomic DNA carries:
- a CDS encoding LysM peptidoglycan-binding domain-containing protein, giving the protein LLEGEVVDTEGAAAVVLPAAQLALVGICAWAGLATMLWWAASAHPSPALLDLTRRLTPASWRAPLALALGAGTLGLSACGSPAPPTGHALEATAPAYAASSDAFDWPTSAPPATPAAPDPGPAPPPTSGRAVVVTDGDCLWSIAATELGPGAEPAEIAYLVEAIYDANADIIGADPDLLRPGATLTIPGSTL; this is encoded by the coding sequence GCCTGTTGGAGGGCGAGGTGGTCGACACCGAGGGGGCGGCGGCGGTGGTGCTGCCGGCGGCGCAGCTCGCGCTGGTCGGCATCTGCGCCTGGGCCGGGCTCGCCACCATGCTGTGGTGGGCCGCCTCGGCACACCCGTCGCCGGCACTGCTGGACCTGACGCGGCGGCTCACGCCCGCCTCCTGGCGTGCCCCGCTCGCGCTGGCGCTGGGCGCCGGCACCCTCGGCCTGAGCGCCTGCGGCTCGCCCGCCCCGCCGACCGGGCACGCCCTCGAGGCGACGGCACCGGCGTACGCCGCCTCGAGCGACGCCTTCGACTGGCCCACGAGTGCGCCCCCGGCCACGCCGGCGGCGCCGGATCCGGGGCCGGCGCCTCCGCCGACGTCTGGGCGCGCTGTCGTCGTCACGGACGGCGACTGCCTCTGGTCGATCGCCGCCACCGAGCTCGGGCCCGGCGCCGAGCCGGCCGAGATCGCCTATCTCGTCGAAGCCATCTACGACGCCAATGCGGACATCATCGGCGCCGATCCCGACCTGCTCCGCCCCGGAGCGACGCTGACCATCCCCGGGAGCACCTTATGA